A section of the bacterium genome encodes:
- a CDS encoding zinc ribbon domain-containing protein, producing the protein MPLYDYQCLDCDKHFEVFCKVTDTANIKCEACGSLQVKKAVSAPSFQLKGGGWYKDGYASVPKTDSNSPKPTSEAKSQNNKSSEAKNSS; encoded by the coding sequence ATGCCGCTTTACGATTATCAATGTTTAGACTGTGACAAGCATTTTGAAGTATTTTGTAAAGTTACTGATACAGCCAATATAAAGTGTGAGGCCTGTGGGTCTTTACAGGTTAAAAAAGCAGTATCAGCGCCTTCTTTTCAACTAAAAGGAGGGGGATGGTATAAAGATGGCTATGCCAGTGTGCCAAAGACTGATTCAAACAGTCCAAAGCCAACATCTGAAGCCAAAAGCCAAAATAATAAAAGTAGTGAAGCAAAAAATAGTAGTTAA
- a CDS encoding prepilin-type N-terminal cleavage/methylation domain-containing protein, whose translation MYRKNGFTILELVVGVAIVSLLAAVSISSYQKYVKRAKEAEGYIMLRKIVDSELAFAASPLYTNQSGQTCRFYTGFIQVKSYHEDNNNNNWYSALPPKGKKSDTISFYGRDMSANTVMPNQLGHCAAAPMVTGYGLYDAPQLLNLGDSYQRFASNSSLLKSDYLEPGYFLYTATKSNSVAAETGYQHAYMVQAIADLDGVSPDSGIGAMEWLADINLSKTYYTILARGIYIDANGEPKAQPGIYKQREQAYSAASYESSTYYGGGSSSNNCDYLEEVYGIDYCNKYY comes from the coding sequence ATGTATAGGAAAAATGGGTTTACAATTTTAGAGTTGGTTGTGGGTGTGGCTATTGTGAGTTTATTGGCAGCAGTTTCCATTTCTTCTTATCAAAAGTACGTTAAGCGAGCTAAAGAGGCTGAAGGCTACATCATGCTGCGTAAAATAGTAGACTCTGAATTGGCTTTTGCAGCAAGTCCTTTATACACAAATCAATCAGGACAAACCTGCCGTTTTTATACAGGCTTTATTCAAGTTAAATCATACCATGAAGATAATAACAATAACAATTGGTACTCCGCATTACCTCCAAAAGGTAAAAAATCAGACACCATAAGTTTTTATGGTCGAGATATGAGCGCGAATACCGTTATGCCCAATCAGTTAGGGCACTGTGCTGCTGCGCCGATGGTTACTGGTTACGGCTTATATGATGCGCCGCAACTTTTAAACTTAGGCGATTCATACCAAAGATTTGCATCCAACAGCTCTCTCCTGAAAAGTGATTACTTGGAACCAGGCTATTTTTTATATACTGCAACCAAGAGTAACTCTGTTGCTGCAGAAACAGGTTATCAACACGCATACATGGTGCAAGCGATTGCAGATTTGGATGGTGTCAGCCCAGATAGCGGAATTGGAGCGATGGAGTGGTTGGCGGATATTAATTTATCAAAAACCTATTACACCATCCTTGCCCGGGGTATTTATATTGATGCTAATGGTGAGCCAAAGGCACAACCTGGAATATATAAGCAAAGAGAGCAAGCTTATTCTGCTGCAAGCTATGAATCTTCTACATACTATGGTGGTGGATCTTCAAGCAATAACTGTGATTATCTAGAAGAAGTTTACGGTATTGATTACTGTAATAAGTACTATTAA
- the groES gene encoding co-chaperone GroES produces MNIRPLHDRVLVKRLDQEEKTQGGIIIPDSAKEKPMQGEVVSVGLGKVLEDGKTREMQVKTGDKVLFAKYAGTEVKIGGENHLIFSEDEILGIIE; encoded by the coding sequence ATGAATATTAGACCTTTACACGACCGTGTTCTTGTCAAAAGACTTGACCAAGAAGAAAAAACCCAAGGGGGTATCATTATTCCTGATTCAGCAAAAGAAAAGCCTATGCAAGGTGAAGTCGTTTCTGTTGGATTGGGCAAAGTGCTAGAAGATGGTAAAACCCGAGAAATGCAAGTTAAAACTGGGGATAAAGTTTTATTTGCAAAATATGCAGGTACAGAAGTAAAAATTGGTGGCGAGAATCATTTGATTTTCAGCGAAGATGAAATCTTGGGTATCATTGAATAA
- a CDS encoding glycosyltransferase: MSFTINNCSLVFPLYNEQSRVKQLVEKLILEIDAASKNFEVIFVLDGCKDKTLEYLKNALKDNATFVYSVAALKKNLGKGGAIRHGFALAQYENLAFLDADLSIGIKDLSEALMQFQQNPSASLLMAQRQNVLKNKGHQNPQRRWASFGFRWLVCKMFFKKIIDTQAPLKIIKQSAYKKIECLLSENGYLFDIDLYLAANIEGYTTVEYPIAIWLNKDDSKIRLLRDSLKMFKSLVALKYKYMKINSASRVE, from the coding sequence ATGTCTTTTACGATTAATAACTGTTCTCTTGTTTTTCCTCTATATAATGAGCAAAGTAGAGTTAAACAGCTTGTTGAAAAATTAATATTAGAGATTGATGCTGCATCAAAAAATTTTGAAGTTATTTTTGTTCTGGATGGCTGTAAAGATAAAACTCTAGAGTATCTAAAAAATGCGCTTAAAGATAACGCAACCTTTGTATACAGCGTTGCAGCATTAAAAAAAAATTTGGGAAAAGGTGGAGCTATTCGCCATGGTTTTGCTTTAGCTCAATATGAAAATCTAGCGTTTTTAGATGCTGATTTATCAATTGGTATCAAAGATCTTTCTGAAGCGTTAATGCAGTTTCAACAAAATCCATCTGCAAGTTTGTTGATGGCACAAAGACAAAATGTTTTAAAAAATAAAGGGCATCAAAACCCCCAACGACGTTGGGCCAGTTTTGGGTTTCGCTGGCTGGTCTGTAAAATGTTTTTTAAAAAAATAATTGATACCCAAGCCCCTTTAAAAATTATAAAACAAAGTGCCTACAAAAAAATAGAATGTCTTTTATCTGAAAATGGATATTTATTTGATATTGATTTATATTTAGCAGCGAATATAGAGGGTTATACTACCGTTGAGTACCCAATAGCCATCTGGTTGAATAAAGATGATTCAAAAATAAGGCTGTTAAGAGATTCACTAAAAATGTTTAAAAGTTTAGTGGCTTTAAAGTACAAATACATGAAGATAAACAGTGCTAGTAGAGTTGAGTAA
- the groL gene encoding chaperonin GroEL (60 kDa chaperone family; promotes refolding of misfolded polypeptides especially under stressful conditions; forms two stacked rings of heptamers to form a barrel-shaped 14mer; ends can be capped by GroES; misfolded proteins enter the barrel where they are refolded when GroES binds): protein MSAKIISFGEEARKSVQNGVNTLANAVKVTLGPRGRNVVVEKTFGSPTITKDGVTVAKEIEISDKFENMGAQMVKEVASKTSDSAGDGTTTATVLAQAIFQQGSKMVSAGSNPMDLKRGIDKAVEAIVGELKSISKTISENSEIAQVGTVSANGDKVIGDIIADAMDKVGKEGVITVEEAKSMETSLDVVEGMQFDRGYLSPYFVTDSERMECVLEDPYILIHEKKISSMKDLVPVLEKIAQSGKPIVIIAEDIEGEALATLVVNKLRGSLKCAAIKAPGFGDRRKAMLEDIAVLTGGKCITDDLGIKLETISVEDLGQAKRVVIDKENSTIVDGIGTRDEIDARVKQIKNQIEASSSDYDREKLQERLAKLIGGVAVINVGAATETEMKEKKARVEDAMYATKAAVEEGIVPGGGTAYIRCLKALDKIDVTGDEKFGVDIIRKAVEAPLRQIAHNAGTEASIVLANVAEAKEASYGYNAGTEEYGDMIKMGIIDPTKVSRLALQNAASVASLLLTTEALIAEKPEENKPAAPAAPDMGGMGGMGGMGGMY from the coding sequence ATGTCAGCAAAAATTATAAGTTTTGGTGAAGAGGCTAGAAAGTCTGTTCAAAACGGTGTTAACACTTTAGCCAATGCAGTAAAAGTTACTTTAGGGCCACGTGGCCGCAACGTGGTGGTTGAAAAAACCTTTGGTAGCCCAACCATTACCAAAGATGGTGTGACTGTTGCAAAAGAAATTGAAATCTCAGACAAGTTTGAAAACATGGGCGCACAAATGGTAAAAGAAGTGGCTTCAAAAACTTCTGACAGCGCCGGTGATGGAACAACAACAGCAACTGTTTTAGCCCAAGCTATTTTTCAACAAGGGTCTAAAATGGTATCAGCCGGTTCAAATCCAATGGATCTAAAGCGTGGTATCGATAAAGCAGTTGAAGCCATTGTAGGTGAATTAAAATCCATTTCTAAAACTATTTCAGAAAACAGCGAAATTGCGCAAGTGGGTACAGTTTCTGCCAACGGTGACAAAGTGATTGGTGACATCATTGCTGATGCTATGGACAAAGTGGGTAAAGAAGGCGTGATTACTGTAGAAGAAGCCAAGTCTATGGAAACAAGCTTAGATGTGGTTGAAGGTATGCAGTTTGATCGTGGTTATCTTTCTCCATATTTTGTAACCGACTCAGAAAGAATGGAATGTGTCTTAGAAGATCCATATATTCTAATTCATGAGAAAAAAATCTCTTCAATGAAAGATTTGGTTCCAGTTTTAGAGAAAATTGCTCAGTCTGGTAAACCCATTGTTATTATTGCAGAGGATATTGAAGGTGAAGCTTTAGCAACCTTGGTTGTGAATAAGCTCCGTGGTTCATTGAAATGTGCCGCAATCAAAGCACCAGGCTTTGGTGACAGAAGAAAAGCTATGTTGGAAGACATTGCTGTTTTAACTGGTGGTAAATGCATTACTGATGATTTAGGCATTAAGCTTGAAACTATCAGTGTAGAAGATCTTGGCCAAGCCAAACGCGTTGTGATTGACAAAGAAAACTCAACAATCGTTGATGGTATTGGAACCCGTGATGAAATTGATGCACGCGTTAAGCAAATCAAAAACCAAATTGAAGCTTCTTCATCTGATTATGATAGAGAAAAACTTCAAGAACGTTTGGCTAAATTGATTGGCGGCGTGGCAGTGATCAATGTGGGTGCTGCAACTGAAACTGAGATGAAAGAGAAAAAAGCAAGAGTTGAAGATGCAATGTATGCTACCAAAGCTGCTGTAGAAGAAGGTATAGTGCCTGGCGGTGGAACTGCATATATCAGATGCTTAAAAGCTCTTGATAAAATTGACGTGACAGGTGACGAGAAATTTGGTGTGGACATCATCCGTAAAGCGGTTGAAGCCCCATTGAGACAAATTGCTCATAACGCAGGTACTGAAGCGTCTATCGTTCTTGCAAATGTAGCAGAGGCTAAAGAAGCCAGCTATGGCTACAATGCAGGTACTGAAGAGTATGGTGATATGATCAAAATGGGTATCATTGATCCTACCAAAGTATCTCGTTTGGCCTTACAAAACGCAGCATCAGTAGCTTCACTGTTATTAACAACAGAAGCATTGATTGCTGAAAAACCAGAAGAAAATAAGCCAGCTGCTCCAGCTGCCCCTGATATGGGTGGCATGGGCGGAATGGGCGGCATGGGTGGAATGTACTAA
- a CDS encoding ATP-grasp domain-containing protein: MRKKLIVLLGANEVLCDRAKLLDIDYILILNNKTKYPKLKIIDPKTIYVSDYSSPNTLKKLKKINENQKIEHVLSITEKGLYPTAVLNEKLDIVSTSIKSVECIKNKHLMRKKLTEHGFNNVDYCIIHSFNDLIRFIHGKNYPFILKPTEGSGSKDIYKIDCLEDIHQLNKKIFESDLIVEQYIDGNEYSIETFSFNGNHRIFSVTKKALAKNEYDGEFIEIGHQLPTKLSVSNKYLQEYISKFLDIMELKDGLAHTEIIIKDKTIYIIETHNRNGGDNIANLVRLSTGHDLYDYAIKWPLKLMEIPSESIKSLRGAAIRYFNIPPNKILKSISGLTKYKFEPNVVEININLKPGDTTPIVRSSHDRVGYVICTGNTAQSAMNKCKELISKITFEYQD, translated from the coding sequence ATGAGAAAAAAATTAATAGTACTCCTCGGAGCAAATGAAGTGTTGTGTGACAGAGCAAAATTACTTGATATTGACTATATATTGATCTTAAATAATAAAACAAAATACCCAAAATTAAAGATCATTGACCCTAAAACAATATATGTTTCAGATTATTCTTCGCCAAATACTTTAAAAAAGCTTAAAAAAATAAACGAAAACCAAAAAATAGAGCATGTTTTATCTATTACTGAAAAAGGTCTTTATCCCACCGCAGTATTAAACGAAAAACTTGATATTGTCAGTACATCGATAAAGTCTGTTGAGTGCATTAAAAATAAACATTTAATGCGCAAAAAACTTACTGAACATGGCTTTAATAATGTAGATTATTGTATAATACACTCTTTCAATGATTTAATTAGATTTATTCATGGAAAGAATTATCCTTTTATTTTAAAACCAACTGAAGGTTCTGGTAGTAAAGATATCTACAAAATAGACTGTTTGGAAGATATACATCAACTGAATAAAAAAATATTTGAATCAGATTTAATTGTTGAACAGTATATTGACGGCAATGAATACTCAATAGAAACATTTAGTTTTAATGGTAATCATAGGATATTTTCAGTTACAAAAAAAGCCCTCGCAAAAAATGAATATGATGGGGAGTTTATTGAAATAGGTCATCAATTGCCAACTAAACTCTCAGTAAGCAATAAATATTTGCAAGAGTATATTTCAAAATTTTTAGATATTATGGAACTCAAAGATGGTTTAGCTCATACCGAAATTATAATTAAAGATAAAACTATATACATAATTGAAACCCATAATCGAAATGGCGGAGATAATATTGCAAATCTTGTAAGGCTATCGACAGGACATGATTTATATGACTACGCCATAAAATGGCCTTTAAAACTTATGGAGATACCCTCAGAGTCAATTAAGAGTTTGCGGGGAGCTGCAATACGTTATTTCAATATACCACCTAATAAAATATTAAAATCAATTTCAGGATTAACAAAATATAAATTTGAACCCAATGTTGTAGAAATCAATATTAATCTTAAACCAGGAGATACAACACCAATTGTAAGATCATCTCATGATAGGGTTGGTTATGTAATTTGCACCGGAAATACTGCTCAGTCAGCCATGAATAAATGTAAAGAACTGATCTCAAAAATAACTTTTGAATATCAAGATTAA